A genomic region of Alnus glutinosa chromosome 11, dhAlnGlut1.1, whole genome shotgun sequence contains the following coding sequences:
- the LOC133882594 gene encoding uncharacterized protein LOC133882594 — translation MPWRKRARDSNEQDNNEESTGNGNGEVSGYEHFRNQRIKENLERMQKLGIPDLSQKLKSKTSSAKTTPRNPSQRKTQNPLPLPASPRRSSRLKSLTPVGYSEIRGKKKRNSSGNDEIHIREGLQPEIYSEEHDKLLGDCKNNWTLFVDGYGEDGKRIYDPVKGKTCHQCRQKTLGQHTHCIKCNLVQGQFCGDCLYMRYGENVIEANENPNWICPVCRGICNCSLCRQGKGWMPTGSLYRKVLRLGFKSVAHYLIQSRRTQTNLEDSGNETLASPVASQLSELDTDKSPDGFSKPQPEDYIVDNMEEKVKDELQFLVGKKHVDENCDKDDAVEKTDEMKKKQEDICEPCVEA, via the exons ATGCCTTGGAGAAAGAGAGCTCGGGACAGCAATGAACAGGACAACAATGaagaatccacagggaatggaAACGGGGAGGTTTCAGGGTACGAGCATTTCAGGAACCAGAGGATCAAAGAGAACTTGGAGAGAATGCAGAAACTAGGGATTCCCGACCTCTCTCAGAAGCTCAAGTCGAAAACTTCCTCTGCCAAGACAACCCCAAGAAACCCTTCTCAGAGAAAAACCCAGAACCCATTGCCCCTTCCCGCCTCCCCAAGGCGCTCTTCTAg GTTGAAGAGTTTGACTCCAGTTGGCTACTCGGAAATCCGTGGTAAAAAGAAGAGGAACTCCTCGGGGAATGATGAGATTCACATACGTGAAGGTTTACAACCAGAAATTTACTCAGAAGAACATGATAAGCTTCTGGGAGATTGTAAGAACAATTGGACACTGTTTGTGGATGGATATGGCGAGGATGGGAAGCGCATATATGATCCGGTGAAGGGAAAGACATGCCATCAATGCAG ACAGAAAACGCTTGGTCAGCATACCCATTGCATCAAATGCAACTTGGTCCAGGGGCAGTTTTGTGGGGATTGCTTATACATGAG ATATGGAGAGAATGTGATAGAAGCCAATGAAAATCCCAATTGGATATGCCCTGTTTGTCGAGGAATTTGCAACTGCAGTCTTTGCCGTCAGGGAAAAGGGTGGATGCCCACTGGTTCCCTCTACAGGAAG GTTTTAAGACTGGGCTTCAAGTCTGTGGCACATTATCTCATTCAGAGTCGTCGCACTCAAACAAACTTGGAAGACTCAGGTAATGAAACTTTGGCTTCTCCAGTGGCATCACAGCTTTCTGAACTTGACACAGACAAGAGTCCTGATGGATTCTCAAAGCCTCAACCAGAAGATTATATAGTTGACAATATGGAAGAAAAGGTAAAGGATGAACTGCAATTCTTAGTTGGCAAGAAGCATGTCGATGAAAATTGTGACAAAGATGATGCTGTTGAAAAAACTGATGAGATGAAGAAAAAGCAAGAGGACATCTGTGAACCGTGTGTAGAAGCCTAA